In the genome of Hyphobacterium sp. CCMP332, one region contains:
- a CDS encoding DUF2461 domain-containing protein, translated as MKKTIQFLKALKANNNREWFNENKSKFQEAEKEFKDLVFEIQEGLSLIDNIETESTKVFRIYRDVRFSNDKTPYHIHRSVNFKRATAKLRGGYYLKIKKGESAIAGGFFGPSPADILHIRKQIQQDPSELRNILKSKQITDYFGGLSGEKVKSAPRGFSKDDPAIDLLKYRSLLLTMTFSDAEVLSSEFGQKVVNGFAQMRPFFDYMSTILTSNLDGEAII; from the coding sequence ATGAAAAAAACCATTCAATTTCTAAAAGCACTTAAAGCCAACAACAACCGGGAATGGTTTAATGAAAACAAATCAAAATTTCAGGAAGCAGAAAAGGAATTCAAGGATTTGGTTTTTGAAATTCAGGAAGGTTTATCGCTAATCGATAATATCGAAACAGAGTCCACCAAAGTGTTTAGAATTTACAGGGATGTTCGTTTCTCCAATGATAAAACCCCTTATCATATTCACAGAAGTGTCAATTTTAAAAGAGCAACAGCTAAGCTCAGGGGTGGCTATTATTTGAAAATAAAAAAAGGAGAATCCGCTATTGCAGGCGGTTTTTTTGGGCCATCCCCTGCCGATATTCTGCATATCAGAAAGCAAATACAACAAGACCCTTCAGAACTCAGAAACATATTGAAATCAAAGCAGATTACTGATTATTTTGGCGGCTTATCCGGTGAAAAGGTAAAAAGCGCACCCCGAGGATTTTCCAAAGACGATCCGGCTATCGACTTGCTCAAATACAGATCATTACTTCTTACAATGACTTTTTCGGATGCAGAGGTGCTTTCTTCAGAATTTGGTCAAAAAGTTGTAAATGGTTTTGCTCAAATGAGGCCCTTTTTTGATTATATGAGTACAATACTCACTTCCAATCTGGATGGAGAAGCAATAATATAA